One region of Oncorhynchus keta strain PuntledgeMale-10-30-2019 chromosome 24, Oket_V2, whole genome shotgun sequence genomic DNA includes:
- the LOC127911258 gene encoding uncharacterized protein LOC127911258, with protein MHHRLPSKPSPYAPPPAIKTQPLCTTACHQNPALMHHRLPSKPSPYAPPPAIKTQPLCTTACHQNPALMHHRLPSKPSPYAPPPAIKTQPLCTTACHQNPALMHHRLPSKPSPYAPPPAIKTQPLCTTACHQNPALMHHRLPSKPSPYAPPPAIKTQPLCTTACYQNPALMHHRLPSKPSPYAPPPAIKTQPLCTTACHQNPALMHHRLLSKPSPYAPPPAIKTQPLCTTACHQNPALMHHRLPSKPSPYAPPPAIKTQPLCTTACYQNPALMHHRLPSKPSPYAPPPAIKTQPLCTTACHQNPALMHHRLLSKPSPYAPPPAIKTQPLCTTACHQKPSPYAPPPAIKTQPLCTTACYQNPALMHHRLPSKPSPYAPPPAIKTQPLCTTACHQNPALMHHRLLSKPSPYAPPPAIKTQPLCTTACYQNPALMHHRLLSKPSPYAPPPAIKTQPLCTTACHQNPALMHHRLPSKPSPYAPPPAIKTQPLCTTACHQNPALMHHRLPSKPSPYAPPPAIKTQPLCTTACYQNPALMHHRLLSKPSPYAPPPAIKTQPLCTTACYQNPALMHHRLLSKPSPYAPPPAIKTQPLCTTACYQNPALMHHRLLSKPSPYAPPPAIKTQPLCTTACYQNPALMHHRLLSKPSPYAPPPAIKTQPLCTTACY; from the coding sequence atGCACCACCGCCTgccatcaaaacccagcccttatGCACCACCGCCTgccatcaaaacccagcccttatGCACCACCGCCTgccatcaaaacccagcccttatGCACCACCGCCTgccatcaaaacccagcccttatGCACCACCGCCTgccatcaaaacccagcccttatGCACCACCGCCTgccatcaaaacccagcccttatGCACCACCGCCTgccatcaaaacccagcccttatGCACCACCGCCTgccatcaaaacccagcccttatGCACCACCGCCTgccatcaaaacccagcccttatGCACCACCGCCTgccatcaaaacccagcccttatGCACCACCGCCTgccatcaaaacccagcccttatGCACCACCGCCTgccatcaaaacccagcccttatGCACCACCGCCTgccatcaaaacccagcccttatGCACCACCGCCTgccatcaaaacccagcccttatGCACCACCGCCTGctatcaaaacccagcccttatGCACCACCGCCTgccatcaaaacccagcccttatGCACCACCGCCTgccatcaaaacccagcccttatGCACCACCGCCTgccatcaaaacccagcccttatGCACCACCGCCTGctatcaaaacccagcccttatGCACCACCGCCTgccatcaaaacccagcccttatGCACCACCGCCTgccatcaaaacccagcccttatGCACCACCGCCTgccatcaaaacccagcccttatGCACCACCGCCTgccatcaaaacccagcccttatGCACCACCGCCTGctatcaaaacccagcccttatGCACCACCGCCTgccatcaaaacccagcccttatGCACCACCGCCTgccatcaaaacccagcccttatGCACCACCGCCTgccatcaaaacccagcccttatGCACCACCGCCTGctatcaaaacccagcccttatGCACCACCGCCTgccatcaaaacccagcccttatGCACCACCGCCTGCCATCAAAAACCCAGCCCTTATGCACCACCGCCTgccatcaaaacccagcccttatGCACCACCGCCTGctatcaaaacccagcccttatGCACCACCGCCTgccatcaaaacccagcccttatGCACCACCGCCTgccatcaaaacccagcccttatGCACCACCGCCTgccatcaaaacccagcccttatGCACCACCGCCTGctatcaaaacccagcccttatGCACCACCGCCTgccatcaaaacccagcccttatGCACCACCGCCTGctatcaaaacccagcccttatGCACCACCGCCTGctatcaaaacccagcccttatGCACCACCGCCTgccatcaaaacccagcccttatGCACCACCGCCTgccatcaaaacccagcccttatGCACCACCGCCTgccatcaaaacccagcccttatGCACCACCGCCTgccatcaaaacccagcccttatGCACCACCGCCTgccatcaaaacccagcccttatGCACCACCGCCTgccatcaaaacccagcccttatGCACCACCGCCTGctatcaaaacccagcccttatGCACCACCGCCTGctatcaaaacccagcccttatGCACCACCGCCTGctatcaaaacccagcccttatGCACCACCGCCTGctatcaaaacccagcccttatGCACCACCGCCTGctatcaaaacccagcccttatGCACCACCGCCTGctatcaaaacccagcccttatGCACCACCGCCTGctatcaaaacccagcccttatGCACCACCGCCTGctatcaaaacccagcccttatGCACCACCGCCTGctatcaaaacccagcccttatGCACCACCGCCTGctatcaaaacccagcccttatGCACCACCGCCTGctatcaaaacccagcccttatGCACCACCGCCTGctatcaaaacccagcccttatGCACCACCGCCTGctatcaaaacccagcccttatGCACCACCGCCTGCTACTGA